In Chitinophaga sp. HK235, a single window of DNA contains:
- a CDS encoding inositol monophosphatase family protein yields MLKSTLLKATEASGKILQQYFNGHFEVSSKSTVNDLVTEADKKSEAVIIEVIRSAYPDHFILSEEVGEIKTDSAIKWIIDPIDGTVNFANGIPICCVSIGVEKEGEMILGAVYNPFMNELFVAEKGKGATLNDKPIHVSTKTNVATSCLVTGFPYKWEESENDPLNVLSNVIKQGIPVRRLGSAAIDLCWVASGRFDGFWEHHLQPWDSAAGYLLVEEAGGKVTDFSGNKYSPYQKQILATNGHIHSELKDLINGK; encoded by the coding sequence ATGCTAAAATCTACTTTACTCAAAGCTACTGAAGCCAGCGGAAAAATACTCCAACAATATTTCAACGGGCATTTCGAGGTGAGCAGTAAGAGCACAGTCAACGACCTGGTGACCGAAGCCGACAAAAAATCTGAAGCGGTTATTATCGAGGTAATCCGCTCAGCTTATCCAGATCACTTTATTCTTAGTGAAGAAGTCGGTGAGATAAAGACAGATTCTGCCATTAAGTGGATTATTGACCCTATAGACGGTACGGTTAACTTCGCCAACGGCATTCCCATCTGTTGTGTATCCATTGGAGTGGAGAAAGAAGGAGAAATGATACTGGGCGCCGTATATAACCCATTCATGAACGAACTGTTTGTGGCAGAGAAAGGCAAGGGAGCTACGCTCAACGACAAGCCCATACATGTTTCTACTAAAACAAATGTGGCCACATCCTGTCTGGTAACGGGTTTCCCTTATAAATGGGAAGAAAGTGAAAACGATCCGTTAAATGTACTGAGCAACGTAATCAAACAAGGCATCCCCGTACGCCGTCTCGGCTCTGCAGCCATAGACCTGTGCTGGGTAGCCTCTGGCCGGTTCGATGGCTTCTGGGAACATCACCTCCAGCCCTGGGATTCTGCCGCCGGATACCTGCTGGTAGAAGAAGCCGGAGGAAAAGTAACTGACTTCTCCGGCAATAAATATTCACCCTATCAAAAACAAATACTGGCCACCAACGGCCATATCCATAGTGAATTGAAAGACCTCATTAACGGTAAATAA
- the thiL gene encoding thiamine-phosphate kinase codes for MEERTEISDLGEFGLIDYLTRNIEIQNASTVLGVGDDAAVIDHFGKQTVISTDMLVEGIHFDLMYTPLKHLGYKSVVVNLSDIYAMNATPTQITMSVAFSNKVSLEALNEFYEGVYAACEKYGVDLIGGDTSNSQKGFIISVTAIGEVTPDQFVRRSTAQKGDLLCVTGDLGAAYLGLTLLEREKKIFLENPGVKPDLEDQTYIIGRQLKPEARKDIIEFLQEQEIIPTAMMDVSDGLSSEILHIAKQSNLGVVLYEEKIPIAQESKEVALKFSLDPTACALSGGEDYELLFTMKQQDYDKIVLNEQISVIGYMTDITEGAHIHTKGGNKFKLVAQGWNAFNQEV; via the coding sequence ATGGAAGAAAGAACTGAAATAAGCGACCTGGGAGAATTCGGGCTCATCGATTACCTCACCAGAAACATAGAAATACAGAATGCCAGCACCGTACTCGGTGTAGGCGACGACGCCGCTGTAATTGACCATTTCGGCAAACAAACCGTTATCAGCACAGACATGCTGGTGGAAGGCATACACTTCGACCTGATGTATACACCGCTGAAACACCTCGGCTATAAGTCAGTAGTAGTAAACCTCTCTGATATCTACGCCATGAATGCCACTCCCACTCAGATCACCATGAGTGTGGCCTTCTCCAATAAAGTATCCCTGGAAGCACTGAACGAGTTCTATGAGGGCGTTTATGCTGCCTGTGAAAAATACGGCGTAGACCTCATTGGTGGCGATACCAGCAACTCCCAGAAAGGATTCATCATCAGCGTAACAGCTATCGGTGAAGTAACCCCTGACCAGTTCGTCAGAAGATCTACTGCCCAGAAAGGCGATCTGCTCTGCGTTACCGGCGACCTGGGAGCTGCCTACCTCGGCCTCACCCTGCTGGAAAGAGAAAAAAAGATATTCCTGGAAAATCCGGGCGTAAAACCAGACCTGGAAGACCAGACCTATATCATCGGCAGACAACTCAAACCGGAAGCCCGTAAAGACATCATCGAGTTCCTCCAGGAACAGGAAATCATCCCTACCGCTATGATGGACGTAAGCGACGGCCTGAGCTCCGAAATACTGCATATCGCCAAACAAAGCAACCTGGGCGTTGTGCTCTATGAAGAGAAGATCCCGATTGCACAGGAAAGCAAGGAGGTAGCCCTGAAATTCAGCCTCGATCCTACTGCCTGCGCACTCAGCGGTGGCGAAGATTATGAACTGCTGTTCACCATGAAACAACAGGACTACGATAAAATCGTACTCAACGAACAAATCAGTGTCATCGGTTACATGACCGATATTACCGAAGGTGCTCATATCCACACCAAAGGAGGCAATAAATTCAAACTGGTGGCCCAGGGCTGGAATGCCTTCAATCAGGAAGTCTAG
- a CDS encoding glycosyltransferase family 39 protein produces the protein MDAIIHFFTRRQYKNLFLLTWLVLALLQACFSELWDDEAYYWVYSRHLDWGYFDHPPMIALLIKMGYSIFHNELGVRLFIVLLNTITLWVTARLIASKDNILFYLIIGAMGAMQIGGMLAVPDLPLIFFAAIYFWAYRYFVAKQSWRNTLLLGITMALMFYSKYHGVLLVFFTVLSNMNLLRVFKFWIACIITTILFFPHIYWQYTHGFPSLQYHLVERNASAYDITFTLDYLGGQLLLFGPLVGWLILYYAFRCPIQNTFERALKFSLIGVLVFFLISTFKGRVEANWTVMVFTPVVILAHQAIVRRGWSRKILLYTLPVTLLLVLVTRVYMVWDFLPGVEIRPEIHHNKEWASQVAARAQGRPVVFLNSYQLPSKYMFYTGQVSYSLNSRYSRRSQYNFWDTEKQLWGKPVMVVFEPGTDMPVTDSLKTVKGTWDIYIQPKYYSYSLVELKPALTTIKAHPNETVKVFLQPVNGYRQPIPIDRDNPPVLGYGFSTKEVALAAVKSTIPLERAMLRRVIDMQVVMPDKPGEYLLKFCVFAGDLPPTHNSQAIKVTVSGK, from the coding sequence ATGGATGCCATAATCCACTTTTTTACGAGACGCCAGTACAAAAATCTGTTCCTGCTGACATGGTTGGTGCTGGCCCTCCTGCAAGCCTGCTTCTCCGAGCTGTGGGATGACGAGGCCTATTACTGGGTATATTCCCGCCATCTTGACTGGGGGTATTTCGATCATCCACCCATGATTGCCCTCCTGATAAAAATGGGGTACAGTATTTTTCACAATGAGCTGGGCGTACGTCTCTTCATTGTGCTGCTGAATACCATTACCCTGTGGGTGACCGCCAGGCTGATCGCTTCCAAGGACAACATACTTTTTTACCTGATCATTGGCGCGATGGGCGCCATGCAGATAGGGGGAATGCTGGCAGTTCCTGACCTGCCCCTGATATTTTTTGCAGCCATTTATTTCTGGGCCTACCGCTATTTTGTGGCAAAACAGAGCTGGCGCAATACCCTGCTGCTGGGTATTACCATGGCACTGATGTTTTATAGTAAATATCACGGGGTATTGCTGGTGTTCTTTACTGTCCTGTCCAATATGAACCTGCTGAGGGTATTTAAGTTTTGGATAGCCTGTATCATCACCACTATCCTCTTTTTCCCGCATATCTACTGGCAGTATACCCACGGTTTCCCTTCTCTCCAGTATCATCTGGTAGAGCGGAATGCGTCGGCCTATGATATCACTTTTACGCTGGACTATCTGGGAGGACAGCTGTTGCTGTTTGGCCCGCTGGTTGGTTGGTTGATATTATACTATGCTTTCCGTTGTCCTATACAGAATACGTTTGAACGGGCGCTGAAATTCAGTCTGATAGGTGTATTGGTGTTTTTCCTGATCAGTACCTTCAAAGGCAGGGTAGAAGCCAACTGGACCGTGATGGTATTCACACCTGTTGTGATACTGGCGCATCAAGCGATAGTACGCAGGGGATGGTCGCGGAAAATACTGTTGTATACCTTGCCAGTGACCCTTTTGCTGGTACTCGTGACCCGGGTATACATGGTATGGGATTTCCTGCCAGGAGTGGAAATAAGGCCTGAAATTCACCACAATAAGGAATGGGCATCACAGGTAGCTGCCCGTGCACAAGGGCGTCCGGTAGTGTTCTTAAACAGCTATCAGCTGCCCTCCAAATACATGTTCTATACCGGACAGGTGTCTTACAGCCTCAACAGCCGCTATTCCCGGCGCAGCCAGTACAACTTCTGGGATACAGAAAAACAACTGTGGGGCAAGCCGGTAATGGTAGTATTTGAACCAGGTACTGATATGCCGGTGACTGACAGCCTGAAGACCGTCAAAGGTACCTGGGATATCTATATACAGCCCAAATATTACTCCTATTCCCTGGTAGAACTGAAGCCGGCACTGACGACCATTAAAGCCCATCCGAACGAAACTGTGAAAGTGTTTCTCCAGCCAGTTAATGGCTACCGCCAGCCGATACCCATAGACAGAGACAACCCGCCGGTACTGGGATACGGTTTCTCTACGAAAGAGGTCGCCCTGGCAGCGGTGAAATCCACTATACCACTGGAGCGGGCTATGTTAAGGCGTGTGATCGATATGCAGGTGGTGATGCCTGATAAACCGGGAGAATACCTGCTGAAGTTCTGCGTTTTTGCAGGGGACTTACCGCCTACGCATAACAGTCAAGCCATCAAGGTGACAGTATCCGGGAAATAA
- the nagA gene encoding N-acetylglucosamine-6-phosphate deacetylase produces MSVTYVNALIFTGDRIINDHAVVTDKGMITAILPAADISTTDVIDLQGGFMAPAFIDLQVYGGNGALFFQHPSVKTLTATYEGSKAGGTAHIMPTIPTTSPAKMLQAIQAVRDYWQAGGKGVMGLHLEGPFINPAKKGAHLEKYIRKPTQEDINWILDKGREVVKIITLAPECCDPALVKQLQDAGITIFAGHSNATYEEASAAFEAGIHHVTHLFNAMSPLESRAPGLVGAVYNHPRIFASIVADGVHVDFAAISISQRIMEGRLFLISDAAAESQEGDYIYIQEKNRYVNAAGVLSGSRLTMLKAVHNCAEKAGIPLHTALKMASLYPARALRLDGRLGRIEIGYEAAFIVLRDHWDVAVYC; encoded by the coding sequence ATGTCTGTTACATATGTTAACGCCCTGATATTCACTGGCGACAGGATCATCAATGACCATGCAGTAGTAACGGACAAGGGAATGATAACGGCCATCCTGCCGGCCGCAGACATCAGTACCACTGATGTGATAGATCTGCAGGGAGGGTTTATGGCACCCGCCTTTATTGATCTGCAGGTGTATGGTGGCAATGGAGCCCTGTTTTTTCAACATCCTTCCGTGAAAACCCTGACAGCCACCTATGAGGGCAGTAAGGCCGGGGGCACAGCCCATATCATGCCTACCATACCTACTACCTCTCCGGCAAAGATGTTGCAGGCTATACAGGCCGTCAGAGATTACTGGCAGGCCGGAGGGAAAGGAGTAATGGGCCTGCATCTCGAAGGACCATTCATCAACCCGGCTAAAAAGGGAGCACACCTGGAAAAATATATCCGCAAGCCTACTCAGGAAGATATCAACTGGATACTGGACAAGGGGAGAGAGGTGGTGAAGATCATCACGCTGGCACCGGAATGCTGTGATCCCGCACTGGTAAAGCAGTTGCAGGACGCCGGTATCACTATCTTCGCAGGCCATAGTAACGCTACCTATGAAGAGGCCTCTGCTGCATTTGAGGCAGGGATACATCATGTTACCCATCTGTTTAATGCCATGTCACCGCTCGAAAGCCGGGCGCCGGGGCTGGTGGGCGCAGTATATAACCATCCCCGGATATTTGCCAGTATTGTAGCCGACGGGGTACATGTGGATTTTGCTGCTATCAGCATCAGCCAGCGTATCATGGAAGGCAGGCTGTTTCTGATCTCCGACGCAGCGGCAGAAAGCCAGGAAGGTGATTATATCTATATACAGGAGAAAAACCGATATGTAAATGCCGCCGGCGTGTTGTCCGGCTCCCGCCTGACCATGTTGAAGGCGGTACATAACTGTGCAGAGAAGGCTGGTATCCCGTTGCACACTGCCCTGAAGATGGCTTCCCTTTACCCGGCAAGGGCTTTGCGCCTGGATGGCCGGCTGGGACGCATTGAAATAGGTTATGAGGCAGCATTTATCGTGCTGCGCGATCACTGGGACGTGGCAGTTTACTGTTAA
- a CDS encoding VOC family protein: MLQAVHHIAIICVDYERSKTFYTEVLGLQIIREVYREERDSWKLDLALGDQYVIELFSFPDPLPRPSHPEACGLRHLAFAVNDIIAAVETLHSRGVVTETIRIDPYTGKRFTFFTDPDGLPLELYEIQP; encoded by the coding sequence ATGCTGCAGGCCGTACACCATATCGCTATCATTTGTGTCGACTACGAACGTAGTAAGACCTTTTATACTGAGGTGCTGGGCCTGCAGATCATTCGGGAAGTATACCGGGAAGAACGGGACTCCTGGAAGCTGGACCTGGCATTGGGTGACCAGTACGTAATTGAGCTTTTTTCTTTCCCTGATCCGCTGCCAAGGCCCAGTCACCCTGAAGCCTGCGGGTTGCGGCATCTCGCCTTTGCGGTGAACGACATTATAGCTGCTGTGGAAACCCTTCACAGCAGGGGAGTTGTTACCGAAACGATCCGGATAGACCCCTATACCGGCAAACGCTTCACTTTTTTTACTGACCCTGATGGGCTACCTTTAGAGTTGTACGAAATTCAACCCTAA
- a CDS encoding amidohydrolase has protein sequence MADLKVTLIQSQLYWEDIAANLQMFDEKINNIGERTEVVFLPEMFSTGFSMQPEKLAETMDGSAVQWMKKKAAEKNIILTGSLIIEENGQYLNRLIWMLPNGTYGTYDKRHLFGYAGEHEHYQPGNKRLIAQVKGWKINLNICYDLRFPVWARNSIQPDGSPAYDVLVYVANWPERRTTAWQTLLQARAIENQCYAIGVNRVGNDGNNIYHSGETSLIDPMGEIIYRKSHDEDIFTYTLQREHLDNVRKNIPFLKDADHFTILSNELV, from the coding sequence ATGGCAGATTTAAAAGTCACATTGATACAATCCCAGCTTTATTGGGAAGATATTGCGGCGAATCTTCAGATGTTTGATGAAAAAATCAACAACATCGGAGAGCGGACAGAAGTAGTGTTTTTGCCCGAAATGTTCAGCACCGGCTTCAGCATGCAACCTGAAAAACTGGCTGAGACCATGGATGGAAGCGCTGTTCAGTGGATGAAGAAAAAGGCGGCAGAGAAAAATATTATCCTCACCGGTAGCCTTATTATTGAAGAAAACGGTCAGTACTTGAACCGGCTGATCTGGATGCTGCCCAACGGTACCTATGGCACCTACGACAAGCGCCACCTGTTTGGTTATGCCGGCGAACATGAGCATTATCAGCCCGGCAACAAACGCCTGATCGCACAGGTAAAAGGCTGGAAGATCAATCTCAATATCTGTTATGATCTGCGTTTCCCGGTATGGGCACGCAATAGCATACAGCCCGACGGCAGCCCTGCCTACGATGTGCTGGTGTATGTGGCCAACTGGCCCGAACGCCGTACTACCGCCTGGCAAACCCTGCTGCAGGCCCGTGCTATCGAAAACCAATGTTACGCTATCGGTGTAAACCGGGTAGGCAACGACGGCAACAATATCTACCATAGTGGTGAAACAAGTCTGATAGATCCTATGGGAGAAATCATCTACCGGAAATCACATGATGAGGATATTTTTACGTATACCCTTCAACGTGAGCATCTGGATAATGTCAGGAAAAATATTCCTTTCCTGAAAGATGCTGATCACTTCACTATTTTAAGTAACGAACTCGTTTAA
- a CDS encoding regulatory protein RecX, translating to MEKDLETLRRYCAYQERCHQEVKYKCLELGLRGEEVEEAIAMLIAENFLNEERFAKAFAGGKFRIKQWGRNKIKAELKQKQVSDYCIRKGLAEIDEEDYYAALLKLADKKYQSLNRETAMKQRYKTMQHLLQRGFESSLINEALEQIANNDA from the coding sequence ATGGAGAAAGACCTTGAAACCCTGCGCCGCTACTGTGCTTATCAGGAGCGCTGCCACCAGGAAGTAAAATACAAATGCCTGGAGCTGGGCCTCCGGGGTGAGGAAGTGGAAGAAGCCATTGCTATGCTGATCGCAGAAAATTTCCTTAATGAGGAACGATTTGCGAAAGCATTTGCCGGTGGCAAATTCAGGATAAAACAGTGGGGCCGCAACAAGATAAAGGCAGAACTGAAACAAAAACAAGTGTCTGATTACTGCATTCGTAAAGGGCTGGCTGAAATAGATGAAGAAGACTATTACGCAGCCCTGCTGAAACTGGCAGATAAAAAATACCAGTCCCTCAACAGGGAGACTGCTATGAAACAGCGGTATAAAACCATGCAACACCTGTTGCAGCGCGGCTTTGAAAGCTCCCTCATCAATGAGGCACTTGAACAAATTGCAAATAATGATGCCTGA
- a CDS encoding ATP-dependent helicase, with protein sequence MKANYLDELNERQREAVSHINGPLMIVAGAGSGKTKVLTTRIAHLMRNGVDAFNILSLTFTNKAAREMKERVEKILGGSEARNLYIGTFHSVFARLLRAEAHRLGYPNDFTIYDSDDAKSVVKTIVNELNLDDKHYKPNFVYNRISAAKNSLMGPEEYQLDHLVQQEDMRANRPLIGKIYDMYAKRCFKNGAMDFDDLLFKMYVLLKSFPEVLHKYQHKFKYIMIDEYQDTNPAQYEIIKLLGAVNENICVVGDDAQSIYSFRGATIQNILQFEKDYDDVKVVKLEQNYRSTKSILNVANEVIAHNKGQIEKNLWTDNTEGDTIKLVRTMTDNEEGKFVADTIAEQKLRNHYDNRDFVILYRTNAQSRSFEESLRRKAIPYRIFGGLSFYQRKEIKDFVAYLRITMNTRDEESLKRIINYPVRGIGKTTMEKTIVLANEHNITMWEVLERAREFGFRSGTLEAIEAFVTMIKSFQALLTTHNAYDVAVTVGKSTNIVKELFNDKTTEGLARYENVQELLNSIKEFTETPDEEGELLDNKTMGTYLQQITLLTDADQGTDEDSNVVKLMTIHAAKGLEFPVVFTVGLEETLFPSGMSINTREELEEERRLFYVAITRAKARLWLTHANSRYRFGNLVQNEPSRFLEEMPDKYIDRSYAGGGGMRNAFGGGTTAGWGNGGNTGNMFDRMQKKTPAQQQVSQPSSPKPAPRPTSAATTHVPTPGFTPDDPAGMEPGMQVEHQKFGFGTITGMEGAPNNRIATVVFPKGGGEKKIMLNYAKLRIVR encoded by the coding sequence ATGAAGGCAAATTATTTAGACGAGCTTAACGAAAGACAGCGGGAAGCAGTATCTCATATCAATGGACCCCTGATGATCGTTGCAGGCGCCGGTTCGGGAAAAACAAAAGTACTGACCACACGTATTGCACACCTGATGAGAAATGGGGTGGATGCGTTTAATATTCTGTCGCTGACTTTTACCAACAAGGCAGCACGCGAAATGAAAGAACGTGTGGAAAAAATCCTGGGAGGCAGCGAAGCCCGCAACCTCTACATCGGTACCTTCCACTCCGTATTTGCACGCCTCCTCCGTGCAGAAGCTCACCGGCTGGGATATCCCAACGATTTTACCATCTACGATTCCGACGACGCCAAAAGTGTGGTGAAAACCATCGTTAACGAGCTTAACCTCGACGATAAACATTATAAACCCAACTTCGTCTATAACCGCATCTCCGCTGCCAAAAACAGCCTGATGGGCCCCGAAGAATACCAGCTCGACCATCTCGTACAACAGGAAGACATGAGGGCCAACAGACCCCTCATCGGAAAGATCTACGATATGTACGCCAAACGCTGCTTTAAAAACGGCGCCATGGACTTTGATGACCTCCTGTTTAAAATGTACGTGCTGCTCAAAAGCTTCCCTGAAGTATTACATAAATATCAGCACAAGTTTAAATATATCATGATCGATGAGTATCAGGATACCAACCCTGCTCAGTATGAGATCATTAAACTGCTGGGAGCCGTAAACGAAAATATCTGCGTGGTAGGTGATGATGCCCAAAGTATCTACTCCTTCCGCGGCGCCACCATACAAAACATCCTCCAGTTCGAAAAAGACTATGATGACGTGAAAGTGGTGAAACTCGAACAAAACTACCGCAGTACCAAATCCATCCTCAATGTGGCCAACGAAGTAATCGCCCACAACAAAGGACAGATTGAAAAAAATCTCTGGACCGACAATACAGAAGGGGATACTATCAAACTGGTGCGTACCATGACCGACAACGAAGAAGGTAAGTTTGTGGCTGATACCATCGCAGAACAAAAGCTGCGCAACCACTACGATAACCGCGACTTCGTGATCCTTTACCGTACCAACGCACAGAGCCGTTCTTTCGAGGAAAGCCTGCGCCGTAAAGCCATTCCCTACCGTATCTTCGGGGGCCTGTCTTTCTATCAGCGTAAGGAAATCAAGGACTTCGTGGCTTACCTCCGTATTACCATGAATACCCGTGATGAAGAAAGCCTGAAAAGGATCATCAACTACCCGGTAAGAGGTATCGGTAAAACAACCATGGAAAAAACCATCGTGCTCGCCAACGAACACAACATCACCATGTGGGAAGTGTTGGAAAGAGCGCGTGAATTCGGATTCAGAAGTGGCACCCTTGAAGCAATAGAAGCCTTTGTGACCATGATCAAAAGCTTCCAGGCGCTACTCACCACCCATAACGCCTATGATGTGGCCGTGACGGTTGGTAAATCCACCAATATCGTAAAAGAACTGTTTAACGATAAAACCACAGAAGGACTGGCCCGCTACGAAAACGTGCAGGAGCTCCTCAACTCCATCAAGGAATTTACTGAAACTCCGGATGAAGAAGGCGAACTGCTGGATAATAAAACCATGGGCACCTATCTGCAACAGATCACCCTGCTCACTGATGCAGACCAGGGCACTGACGAAGACAGCAACGTGGTAAAACTGATGACCATTCACGCTGCAAAAGGACTGGAGTTTCCGGTGGTGTTTACTGTGGGATTGGAAGAAACCCTGTTCCCCAGCGGTATGTCTATCAACACCCGTGAAGAGCTGGAAGAGGAAAGACGCCTCTTTTATGTGGCCATTACCCGTGCTAAAGCCAGGCTGTGGCTGACACACGCCAACAGCCGCTATCGTTTCGGTAACCTGGTACAAAATGAGCCGAGCCGCTTCCTGGAAGAAATGCCGGATAAATATATCGACCGCAGTTATGCCGGTGGCGGTGGTATGCGCAACGCCTTTGGCGGCGGTACTACAGCCGGATGGGGTAATGGTGGCAACACCGGTAACATGTTTGACCGCATGCAGAAAAAGACGCCGGCACAACAACAGGTGTCACAGCCTTCTTCTCCTAAACCAGCCCCCAGACCAACATCTGCGGCTACTACCCACGTGCCTACTCCTGGCTTTACCCCGGATGATCCGGCAGGAATGGAGCCCGGTATGCAGGTAGAACACCAGAAATTTGGCTTCGGGACCATCACGGGCATGGAAGGTGCTCCCAATAACCGTATCGCCACAGTGGTATTCCCCAAAGGCGGCGGTGAGAAAAAAATTATGCTCAACTACGCCAAGTTGAGGATCGTAAGATAA
- a CDS encoding RNA polymerase sigma factor gives MSSTEFNNLLLGNADFLRPYAVTLTKDSESAKDLYQETLFRALSNRDKYLAGTNIRAWLYTIMRNIFINNYRRGNRQYKLLDNAVGDYLLSHQPSAIGNFAESDLRVKDVQMAVYNLPVIFKQPFLLYFEGYKYYEIAAILNEPLGTVKSRIHFARKMLKTRITRH, from the coding sequence ATGTCATCCACCGAATTCAACAATTTGTTACTAGGAAATGCCGATTTCCTGCGGCCGTATGCAGTTACGCTTACCAAAGACTCCGAGTCAGCAAAAGACCTCTACCAGGAAACGCTGTTCAGAGCTTTGTCCAACCGCGATAAATACCTCGCCGGTACCAATATCCGTGCATGGCTGTACACCATTATGCGGAATATTTTTATCAACAACTACCGCCGGGGAAATCGCCAGTATAAATTGCTGGACAACGCTGTAGGAGATTATCTGCTGAGCCACCAGCCTTCCGCTATTGGCAATTTTGCAGAATCAGATCTCCGGGTGAAAGATGTACAGATGGCTGTCTATAATTTGCCTGTTATCTTCAAACAACCATTCCTGCTCTATTTTGAAGGGTATAAATACTATGAGATCGCTGCTATTCTGAATGAACCGCTGGGAACCGTAAAAAGCCGCATCCATTTCGCCCGCAAAATGTTGAAAACCAGGATCACCAGGCACTGA
- a CDS encoding HdeD family acid-resistance protein: MRNFYSAYWWIFLLRGIFALILGVLAIIWPGATFTTLIVFLGGYLFVAGLFALIGAIAARKTTENWGIFLLSGLIGVILGFLTLYNPFATGAALVFLVGFWAMLAGIFEIIIAIRLRALITGEGWYIAGGTISILFGILLLSNPEAAALTLTWLFGFYAVISGIMLISLSLRLKRK, translated from the coding sequence ATGCGTAATTTTTATAGTGCCTATTGGTGGATTTTTTTGCTTAGAGGGATTTTTGCCTTGATTTTGGGGGTATTGGCTATTATATGGCCAGGTGCCACTTTCACCACGCTGATTGTTTTCCTGGGGGGCTACCTTTTTGTAGCTGGGCTGTTCGCTTTGATTGGAGCAATAGCTGCACGGAAAACAACAGAGAACTGGGGCATATTTCTGTTGTCGGGTTTGATAGGTGTTATATTAGGTTTCCTTACATTATACAATCCTTTTGCTACCGGGGCGGCGCTGGTCTTCCTGGTAGGTTTCTGGGCCATGCTGGCCGGTATTTTTGAAATCATTATTGCGATCAGGTTACGGGCGTTGATAACGGGTGAAGGTTGGTATATCGCAGGCGGGACCATTTCTATTCTCTTTGGTATCCTGCTATTATCTAACCCCGAAGCGGCTGCACTTACCCTGACGTGGCTGTTTGGATTTTATGCGGTGATATCGGGCATCATGCTGATATCGCTATCTCTCCGGTTAAAAAGAAAATAA